One region of Culex pipiens pallens isolate TS chromosome 2, TS_CPP_V2, whole genome shotgun sequence genomic DNA includes:
- the LOC120423474 gene encoding trafficking kinesin-binding protein milt isoform X6: protein MTRAYDDIDAVTRLLEEKEKDLELTVQIGKELLTQNTHLESRVAELEQELKNTNENLSQLAHELHQKNELIGILTNDVDDSGSENVTPTTSKSINLELLQRKVKSLEDENKSLRCEAAQLVQETDEVEEQERRLMADIANQLSTANSEYDGLNLELERLKEENRLQHENIISLTSRLTEAEIRLHQLTTENEEASSLLSITKENQNLLAGELAEFKARYQEVLNLLHETQEQLRKQRKRSAPMARSSLIPGMGGVPAVDSLQSELMETSLYSEHSLDSGIASERGGPSSHMASYKKVFETVRSATRANTTGFSDGYSQLGSMTMSSSSQPRMAPYVFPGATGGTTTTHSYKSGSSIYSTMYESSLGGRSFSRESLVSESEDGYPGPAQAGIPGAPGAKDLEAALKRLTPAEVLARRAMLQHAPAGTYSYDDQPSGIPLGCRTPDSIMSTGSSGLSGMSSTQWRLPEKLQIVKPIEGSQTLHHWSRLATPTLSGLLEERPGVTIRGGRGLDDLGLQTYSLSDVEEDAEEHPGKRFQSFGCTYTFTNSTVMHPDDGTTAVTFSLPPSQMSSQMASAAPSRQPSAPSTPRSGLSRRNSCSTFSVNLGLASMLNERGIKAVTPSALNTPAGPNFSPTVTPCNSPEGSPTRSMSPEPPLLSGLLASGADILRKKFAVASSSPSSSSVDMERPSRLTARNKLALTRLEKKALRSIKIMEKVESMGVDNFMHHGGHGISPLALHGSSSLYTSTVRGRTSSPMAQLTSLKHLQDNRKQQDELLIDKETIKKVLYKGLSHDGLKSLSSAASDASGSSSSSSGVYPDSDSGSSASVGAVKATAPSALKGRTEKQETSTSAARLKQMQRQKSRRSLLNGANGSQRPDLGTVNGSSGRPGVRPDLGTVGGAAASNKTKSNSKTEATTASAAVPVPEQSRSLGQSVYGTISSLLFGRKGGLL, encoded by the exons TCACGCCCACCACGTCCAAGTCGATCAACCTGGAGCTGCTGCAGCGCAAGGTCAAATCGCTCGAGGATGAGAACAAATCGCTGCGGTGCGAGGCCGCCCAGCTGGTCCAGGAGACGGACGAGGTCGAGGAGCAGGAGCGGCGGCTGATGGCGGACATCGCGAACCAGCTGAGCACCGCCAACAGCGAGTACGACGGACTGA ATTTGGAGCTGGAACGACTGAAGGAGGAGAACCGGCTTCAGCATGAGAACATTATCAGCTTGACGTCGCGGCTGACTGAGGCCGAGATTCGGTTGCATCAGCTGACTACGGAGAACGAGGAGGCGTCCTCGCTGCTCAGTATTACCAAAGAGAACCAGAACCTGCTAGCGGGCGAGCTGGCTGAGTTTAAGGCACGGTATCAGGAGGTCCTAAATTTGCTGCACGAAACGCAAGAGCAGCTGCGGAAGCAGAGGAAGCGGTCTGCGCCGATGGCGCGTAGTTCGTTGATACCGGGCATGGGAGGAGTGCCGGCCGTGGATTCGCTTCAGTCGGAACTGATGGAAACGTCGCTCTACTCGGAGCACAGTTTGGACTCGGGAATTGCCTCGGAACGGGGCGGACCATCGTCGCACATGGCTTCGTACAAAAAGGTCTTCGAGACGGTTCGCTCGGCGACCCGGGCCAATACGACGGGCTTCAGTGATGGCTACTCGCAGCTTGGGTCGATGACGATGAGTTCGTCGTCGCAGCCACGGATGGCGCCGTACGTTTTCCCTGGAGCGACGGGCGGAACCACGACAACGCACTCGTACAAGAGTGGTTCGTCCATCTACAGCACAATGTACGAAAGCTCGCTGGGCGGTCGTAGCTTCTCGCGCGAGAGTTTGGTCTCCGAGTCGGAAGACGGCTACCCAGGGCCAGCACAAGCCGGAATCCCCGGCGCACCCGGTGCCAAAGACCTCGAGGCTGCTCTGAAACGCCTAACGCCTGCTGAAGTGCTCGCTCGAAGGGCAATGCTTCAGCACGCTCCGGCCGGAACCTACAGCTACGATGACCAGCCTAGTGGAATCCCGCTTGGTTGTCGAACCCCGGACAGTATCATGTCCACCGGTTCGTCTGGCCTTTCCGGCATGTCTTCGACTCAGTGGCGTCTCCCGGAGAAGCTGCAAATCGTCAAGCCCATCGAGGGTTCCCAAACGCTGCACCATTGGTCACGTCTAGCAACGCCCACCCTGAGCGGTCTCCTTGAAGAACGTCCCGGCGTAACGATCCGGGGTGGACGCGGGCTGGACGACCTCGGTCTACAAACCTACTCCCTCTCGGACGTCGAAGAGGACGCCGAAGAACACCCCGGCAAGCGCTTCCAATCGTTCGGCTGCACGTACACCTTCACCAACAGCACCGTGATGCACCCCGATGACGGAACCACCGCCGTCACCTTCAGCCTTCCCCCGTCCCAAATGTCCTCGCAGATGGCATCGGCGGCGCCCTCGCGGCAACCTTCCGCCCCATCCACACCCCGGTCGGGCCTGTCGCGGCGAAACTCCTGCTCGACGTTCTCCGTCAACCTGGGGCTGGCATCGATGCTGAACGAACGGGGCATCAAGGCGGTGACGCCGAGTGCGCTCAACACCCCTGCCGGGCCAAACTTTTCGCCCACGGTCACACCCTGCAACAGTCCCG AGGGTTCCCCAACCCGCTCGATGTCCCCGGAGCCACCGCTCCTATCAGGTCTGCTCGCGTCCGGCGCGGACATTCTGCGCAAAAAGTTCGCCGTCGCTTCCTCGTCCCCGTCGTCCAGCTCAGTGGACATGGAGCGGCCCTCGCGGCTAACGGCCCGCAACAAGCTCGCGCTCACCCGGCTCGAGAAGAAGGCGCTGCGCTCGATCAAGATCATGGAGAAGGTCGAGAGCATGGGCGTGGACAACTTTATGCACCACGGCGGCCACGGAATCAGTCCGCTGGCGCTGCACGGATCTTCATCGCTTTACACGTCGACGGTGCGCGGCCGGACCTCCAGTCCGATGGCGCAGCTGACCAGCTTGAAGCACCTGCAGGACAACCGAAAGCAGCAGGACGAGCTGCTGATCGACAAGGAAACCATCAAGAAGGTGCTGTACAAGGGACTATCGCACGACGGGTTGAAGAGTCTTTCCTCCGCTGCGAGCGACGCGTCCGGTTCGAGCTCGTCCAGCTCGGGCGTGTACCCGGACAGCGATAGCGGTTCGTCGGCCAGCGTGGGCGCCGTGAAGGCGACGGCGCCATCAGCACTGAAAGGTAGGACCGAGAAGCAGGAAACGTCGACTTCGGCGGCCCGGCTCAAGCAGATGCAGCGGCAAAAGAGCCGCCGGAGTTTGCTGAACGGCGCCAACGGGTCTCAGCGGCCCGATCTGGGCACGGTCAACGGGTCGTCCGGTCGGCCCGGCGTGCGGCCGGATCTCGGTACGGTAGGTGGAGCAGCTGCTAGCAATAAGACTAAGAGCAATAGCAAGACGGAAGCGACGACGGCCTCGGCGGCCGTTCCGGTCCCGGAGCAGAGCCGCTCGCTCGGACAGAGCGTGTACGGCACAATCAGCTCGCTACTGTTTGGACGCAAGGGAGGACTCCTGtaa
- the LOC128092980 gene encoding uncharacterized protein LOC128092980: protein MASQRYAILLVGILFLIQRGTCQLDVVTTGVDPTATTTAAPVTARTTIAFTKTGLTSGFNVSSKNSIPRVQDQTNQTLAALNQTVEIVTTALANISTDVKDSLDEAVQNISKIVSTGAEFKLVENGFKSLATVAKTLIDAADKRMDRSLASLGTLLKASIAAIVKLERDNLGRMKLSSDEKTAARNLRSLENSFYKNMSTCLSTFNGSISSEIGTVENMLDTLLSEGQSTAADLAKAGCPSKECSALLRAAATTVAAWNTAISGTLNKLPNVNELTQCIATQVNMAKFEFATLFKNIAPPVDLRAVLTNNTDSLQTFIRSALSNFSTSYQKMIKPVTSRINLLRTVVSRNALTDPKTIIQNNFKPITTVDDSTVQVVNTLLPKITTLHRRAIAALINKDTTVSARINQAIGKDTSPNGTAECDAAIQNITAIKSTFNSSVIACHMALEPSISTLLTDVTSTTNATMVLFNAQMDSVAGFKTAAMQQQATQLKSKLTAGPQLSANVTKTVTDAVNKAYGTLEKCVNDAVKEAVADLDDKSNPVIKSCLAIA from the exons ATGGCGAGCCAACGTTACGCGATCCTGCTGGTCGGGATACTATTTCTG ATTCAACGCGGAACATGCCAATTGGACGTCGTTACAACTGGC GTTGATCCAACAGCAACCACTACTGCTGCGCCTGTTACAGCGCGAACAACAATCGCATTTACAAAAACAGGTTTAACATCG GGATTCAATGTTTCAAGCAAAAACAGCATCCCCAGAGTCCAAGATCAAACTAATCAGACGCTCGCAGCTTTAAACCAAACCGTTGAAATCGTGACAACCGCTCTAGCGAACATCTCAACCGATGTGAAGGACTCTTTGGATGAGGCAGTTCAGAACATATCAAAGATTGTCTCAACTGGAGCCGAATTTAAACTAGTCGAGAACGGATTTAAAAGTCTCGCGACGGTCGCAAAGACCCTTATTGATGCTGCCGACAAGAGAATGGATCGTTCTCTGGCAAGTCTGGGAACACTGCTCAAAGCTTCCATTGCCGCGATAGTAAAATTAGAAAGGGACAACCTGGGCAGGATGAAGCTGTCGTCGGATGAGAAAACGGCTGCCAGGAACTTGCGATCACTCGAGAACTCGTTTTACAAAAACATGTCCACGTGTTTGAGCACGTTTAACGGAAGCATCTCTTCGGAAATAGGAACCGTTGAAAACATGCTAGATACGCTGCTTAGCGAAGGTCAATCAACTGCGGCGGATCTGGCCAAGGCTGGGTGCCCTTCAAAAGAGTGTAGTGCCTTGCTGAGGGCAGCTGCTACGACTGTGGCAGCGTGGAATACTGCCATCTCCGGTACTCTCAACAAGCTACCAAATGTTAATGAACTGACGCAATGCATTGCCACTCAGGTTAATATGGCCAAGTTCGAGTTTGCAACGTTGTTCAAGAACATTGCTCCTCCGGTAGATCTAAGAGCTGTCCTGACGAACAATACCGATTCCCTGCAGACTTTTATCCGATCAGCCTTGTCCAATTTCAGCACCAGCTACCAGAAAATGATCAAACCAGTAACCAGTAGAATCAACCTGCTTCGCACCGTCGTTAGTCGCAACGCTCTAACCGACCCCAAAACGATCATTCAAAACAACTTCAAACCGATCACAACCGTTGACGACTCCACCGTACAGGTTGTCAACACTCTCCTCCCAAAGATTACCACCCTCCACCGACGGGCAATCGCCGCTCTCATCAACAAGGACACCACCGTTTCAGCCAGGATCAATCAAGCGATCGGCAAGGACACCAGCCCCAACGGTACGGCCGAGTGCGATGCAGCCATCCAGAACATCACCGCCATCAAGTCGACGTTCAACAGCTCCGTAATCGCGTGCCACATGGCCCTAGAACCGTCAATCTCGACCCTCCTCACGGACGTGACCTCGACCACCAACGCAACCATGGTCCTGTTCAACGCCCAAATGGACTCCGTTGCAGGTTTCAAAACGGCCGCCATGCAGCAACAGGCGACCCAGCTGAAGAGCAAGCTGACTGCCGGTCCGCAGCTTTCGGCGAATGTGACGAAAACGGTGACCGATGCGGTGAACAAGGCCTACGGAACGCTGGAGAAATGCGTTAACGACGCGGTTAAGGAGGCCGTTGCTGATCTGGACGATAAGAGCAATCCGGTTATCAAGAGTTGTCTGGCGATTGCTTAG